One window of the Klebsiella oxytoca genome contains the following:
- the cmoA gene encoding carboxy-S-adenosyl-L-methionine synthase CmoA, protein MSHRDTLFSAPIASLGDWTFDERVAEVFPDMIQRSVPGYSNIISMIGMLAERFVQPDTQVYDLGCSLGAATLSVRRNIAHSGCKIIAIDNSPAMVERCRRHIDAYKAPTPVEVIEGDIRHVTIENASMVVLNFTIQFLEPGERQAILDKVYQGLNPGGALVLSEKFSFEDDNVGELLFNMHHDFKRANGYSELEISQKRSMLENVMLTDSVETHKARLRKAGFEHAELWFQCFNFGSLIAVKSGEQA, encoded by the coding sequence ATGTCTCACCGCGATACGCTTTTTTCCGCGCCGATTGCCAGTCTCGGCGACTGGACCTTTGATGAACGGGTTGCTGAAGTCTTCCCGGACATGATCCAGCGCTCTGTTCCCGGCTATTCCAATATTATTTCGATGATCGGCATGCTGGCGGAACGTTTCGTTCAGCCGGATACCCAGGTTTACGATCTCGGCTGCTCGCTTGGCGCAGCGACGCTGTCTGTGCGCCGCAACATTGCGCATTCCGGATGTAAAATCATCGCTATTGATAACTCCCCGGCCATGGTCGAGCGCTGCCGTCGCCACATTGACGCCTATAAAGCGCCGACGCCGGTTGAAGTTATTGAGGGCGATATTCGCCACGTCACCATTGAAAACGCCTCCATGGTGGTGCTGAATTTCACCATTCAGTTTCTTGAACCAGGTGAACGACAGGCCATTCTTGATAAGGTCTATCAAGGTCTCAATCCAGGCGGTGCGCTGGTGTTATCAGAAAAATTCAGCTTTGAAGATGACAACGTTGGCGAGCTGCTGTTCAACATGCATCATGACTTCAAACGCGCCAACGGTTACAGCGAGCTGGAAATTAGCCAGAAGCGCAGCATGCTGGAAAACGTGATGCTTACTGACTCCGTAGAAACCCACAAAGCGCGCCTGCGTAAGGCCGGTTTCGAGCATGCTGAACTCTGGTTCCAGTGCTTTAATTTCGGCTCGTTAATCGCCGTAAAATCCGGGGAACAGGCATGA
- the cutC gene encoding copper homeostasis protein CutC, with protein sequence MTLLEVCCYSMECALEAQRRGADRIELCAAPQEGGLTPSLGVLKSVRETVTIPVHPIIRPRGGDFCYTAGEFAAMLEDVAAVKDLGFPGMVIGILDVDGRVDRVRMEKIMTAAGTLAVTFHRAFDMCANPRQASVELAELGVQRILTSGQQASAEKGISLIRELISQSDTPIIMAGAGVRAANLPLFLQAGVKEVHSSAGQWLPSPMRFRNPGLSMSTDAEADEYLRYAVNGEAVAEMKNIIIAQRN encoded by the coding sequence ATGACCTTACTGGAAGTCTGCTGTTATAGCATGGAGTGTGCGCTCGAAGCTCAGCGCCGCGGCGCCGATCGTATTGAGCTGTGCGCCGCGCCGCAAGAAGGGGGGCTGACGCCTTCGCTGGGCGTGCTTAAATCGGTGCGTGAAACGGTGACCATCCCTGTCCATCCAATTATTCGCCCGCGCGGCGGGGATTTTTGCTATACCGCTGGCGAGTTTGCCGCGATGCTTGAGGATGTGGCTGCGGTTAAAGATCTCGGTTTTCCCGGCATGGTGATCGGTATTCTGGACGTCGACGGTCGGGTGGATCGCGTGCGAATGGAAAAAATAATGACGGCTGCGGGAACGCTGGCCGTGACCTTTCATCGGGCGTTTGATATGTGCGCCAACCCGCGCCAGGCCAGCGTTGAGCTGGCAGAACTAGGCGTTCAGCGGATCCTGACTTCGGGCCAGCAGGCTTCAGCTGAAAAAGGAATTTCATTAATCAGGGAACTTATTTCCCAAAGTGATACTCCTATTATCATGGCCGGTGCAGGAGTGCGCGCCGCCAACCTGCCGCTATTTTTGCAGGCGGGGGTAAAAGAGGTGCACAGCTCGGCAGGGCAGTGGTTACCGTCCCCGATGCGCTTTCGTAATCCTGGATTGTCGATGTCTACGGATGCTGAGGCAGATGAATACTTACGCTACGCCGTTAATGGCGAAGCGGTAGCGGAAATGAAGAACATTATTATCGCGCAGAGAAATTAA
- the aspS gene encoding aspartate--tRNA ligase, translating into MRTEYCGQLRLSHVGQQVTLCGWVNRRRDLGSLIFIDMRDREGIVQVFFDPDRADALKLASELRNEFCIQVTGTVRARDEKNVNSDMATGAVEVLASDLTIINRAEALPLDSNHVNTEEARLKYRYLDLRRPEMAQRLKTRAKITSLVRRFMDDHGFLDIETPMLTKATPEGARDYLVPSRVHKGKFYALPQSPQLFKQLLMMSGFDRYYQIVKCFRDEDLRADRQPEFTQIDVETSFMTAPQVREVMEALVRNLWQEVKGVDLGDFPIMTFAEAERRYGSDKPDLRNPMELVDVADLVKGVEFAVFAGPANDAKGRVAALRVPGGAALTRKQIDEYGKFVQIYGAKGLAYIKVNERAKGLEGINSPVAKFLNADIVDAILERTGAQDGDMIFFGADNKKVVADALGALRLKLGKDLNLTDETKWAPLWVIDFPMFEDDGEGGLTAMHHPFTSPKDMTASELKASPEDAVANAYDMVINGYEVGGGSVRIHSGEMQQTVFGILGINEQEQREKFGFLLDALKFGTPPHAGLAFGLDRLTMLLTGTDNIRDVIAFPKTTAAACLMTEAPSFANPASLSELGIQVVAKEAKESPENK; encoded by the coding sequence ATGCGTACAGAATATTGCGGGCAGCTTCGTCTGTCCCACGTAGGGCAGCAAGTGACTCTGTGTGGTTGGGTCAACCGTCGTCGTGATCTAGGTAGCCTTATCTTTATCGATATGCGTGACCGCGAAGGCATCGTGCAGGTGTTTTTCGATCCGGATCGCGCCGACGCATTAAAGCTGGCCTCTGAGCTGCGTAATGAGTTCTGCATCCAGGTCACCGGCACCGTGCGTGCGCGTGACGAAAAAAACGTTAATAGCGATATGGCCACCGGCGCTGTCGAAGTGCTGGCTTCTGACCTGACCATCATCAACCGCGCTGAAGCGCTGCCGCTGGACTCCAACCACGTCAACACTGAAGAAGCGCGACTGAAATACCGTTATCTGGACCTGCGTCGTCCGGAAATGGCCCAGCGCCTGAAAACACGTGCGAAGATCACCAGCCTTGTACGTCGCTTTATGGACGATCACGGCTTCCTTGATATCGAAACGCCGATGCTGACCAAAGCCACGCCGGAAGGCGCGCGCGACTATCTGGTGCCTTCACGCGTTCATAAAGGTAAATTCTACGCGCTGCCGCAGTCTCCTCAGCTGTTCAAACAGCTGCTGATGATGTCCGGGTTTGACCGCTACTATCAGATTGTTAAATGCTTCCGCGACGAAGACCTGCGCGCCGACCGTCAGCCAGAATTCACCCAGATCGACGTCGAAACTTCCTTTATGACCGCCCCGCAGGTGCGTGAAGTGATGGAAGCGCTGGTGCGTAATCTGTGGCAGGAAGTGAAGGGCGTGGATCTGGGCGATTTCCCGATTATGACCTTCGCCGAAGCCGAGCGTCGCTATGGTTCTGACAAACCAGACCTGCGTAACCCAATGGAGCTGGTGGACGTTGCCGATCTGGTGAAAGGCGTTGAGTTCGCCGTATTTGCCGGCCCGGCTAACGATGCCAAAGGCCGCGTTGCCGCGCTGCGCGTTCCTGGCGGCGCTGCGTTGACCCGTAAGCAAATCGACGAATACGGTAAGTTTGTCCAGATCTACGGCGCCAAAGGTCTGGCCTATATTAAAGTGAACGAACGGGCGAAAGGCCTTGAAGGTATTAACAGTCCGGTCGCTAAATTCCTCAACGCCGACATCGTCGACGCGATCCTTGAGCGCACCGGCGCGCAGGATGGCGATATGATCTTCTTCGGCGCGGATAACAAAAAAGTCGTTGCCGACGCGCTGGGCGCGCTGCGTCTGAAGCTGGGCAAAGATCTCAACCTGACCGACGAAACCAAATGGGCGCCGCTGTGGGTTATCGACTTCCCGATGTTTGAAGACGACGGTGAAGGCGGCCTGACCGCTATGCACCATCCATTCACTTCGCCGAAAGATATGACTGCCTCTGAGCTGAAGGCTTCACCGGAAGACGCGGTTGCCAACGCCTACGATATGGTTATTAACGGTTACGAAGTCGGCGGCGGTTCAGTGCGTATCCACAGCGGTGAGATGCAGCAGACCGTGTTTGGCATTCTGGGCATTAATGAGCAAGAGCAGCGCGAGAAGTTTGGCTTCCTGCTGGACGCGCTGAAATTCGGTACTCCGCCGCACGCGGGCCTGGCGTTTGGTCTTGACCGTTTGACCATGCTGCTGACCGGCACCGATAATATTCGTGATGTTATCGCCTTCCCGAAAACAACCGCTGCTGCCTGCCTGATGACCGAAGCGCCGAGCTTCGCAAATCCGGCATCGCTGAGCGAACTGGGTATTCAGGTTGTAGCGAAAGAGGCAAAAGAGTCTCCGGAGAATAAGTAA
- a CDS encoding VOC family protein, giving the protein MANWQQIDELNDIFADLPRFTEALNTLADRLGLDMTPHEADHISLRCHQNATAERWRRGFEQCGLLLSENVINGRPICLFRLDEPIVVAHWRFSIVELPWPGEKRYPHEGWEHVEIVLPGEPETLNTRALALLSDEGLSQPGIFVKTSTPKGERERLPNPTLAVTDGKVTIKFHPWSIEQIVASEQSER; this is encoded by the coding sequence ATGGCGAACTGGCAGCAGATTGATGAACTGAACGATATTTTCGCGGACCTGCCGCGTTTTACCGAGGCGTTAAATACGCTCGCCGACAGGCTCGGTCTTGATATGACGCCGCATGAGGCCGACCATATTTCTCTGCGCTGTCACCAGAACGCCACTGCGGAGCGCTGGCGTCGCGGGTTTGAACAATGCGGTTTGCTGCTGTCGGAAAACGTGATTAATGGTCGGCCTATCTGTTTATTCCGTCTGGATGAACCGATCGTCGTAGCGCACTGGCGTTTTAGCATTGTTGAACTGCCGTGGCCGGGCGAAAAGCGTTACCCGCATGAAGGCTGGGAGCATGTTGAAATCGTTCTGCCCGGCGAGCCTGAAACGCTCAATACCCGGGCGCTGGCGCTGCTTTCCGATGAAGGGTTGAGCCAGCCGGGGATTTTTGTCAAGACCAGTACGCCGAAAGGGGAGCGTGAGCGTTTACCGAATCCGACCCTGGCAGTCACCGATGGAAAAGTAACGATCAAATTTCATCCGTGGTCGATAGAACAAATTGTCGCCAGCGAGCAATCTGAACGATGA
- the argS gene encoding arginine--tRNA ligase, translating to MNIQALLSEKVSQALIAAGASADCEPQVRQSAKVQFGDYQANGVMAVAKKLGMAPRQLAEQVLSHLDLNGIANKVEIAGPGFINIFLDPAFLAENVSSALKSERLGVAQPQAQTVVVDYSAPNVAKEMHVGHLRSTIIGDAAVRTLEFLGHKVIRANHVGDWGTQFGMLIAYLEKQQQENAGEMALADLEGFYREAKKHYDEDEAFAERARGYVVKLQGGDEYFREMWRKLVDITMSQNQLTYNRLNVTLTRDDVMGESLYNPMLPGIVADLKAKGLAVESEGATVVFLDEYKNKEGEPMGVIIQKKDGGYLYTTTDIACAKYRYENLHADRVLYYIDSRQHQHLMQAWTIVRKAGYVPDSVPLEHHMFGMMLGKDGKPFKTRAGGTVKLADLLDEALERARRLVAEKNPDMPADELEKLANAVGIGAVKYADLSKNRTTDYIFDWDNMLAFEGNTAPYMQYAYTRVLSVFRKADIDESALAAAPVVIAEEREAQLAARLLQFEETLTVVAREGTPHVMCSYLYDLAGLFSGFYEHCPILSAESEETRNSRLKLALLTAKTLKLGLDTLGIETVERM from the coding sequence GTGAATATTCAGGCTCTTCTCTCAGAAAAAGTCAGTCAGGCCCTGATCGCGGCAGGCGCGTCTGCCGATTGCGAACCCCAGGTCCGCCAGTCAGCAAAAGTCCAGTTCGGTGATTATCAGGCCAACGGCGTGATGGCCGTTGCCAAAAAACTGGGCATGGCGCCGCGACAGCTGGCAGAGCAGGTCCTGTCTCATCTCGACCTGAACGGGATTGCCAATAAGGTCGAAATCGCCGGACCTGGTTTTATTAATATTTTTCTCGACCCGGCATTCCTGGCGGAAAACGTTAGCAGCGCGCTGAAATCAGAACGCCTGGGCGTAGCTCAGCCGCAGGCGCAAACCGTGGTCGTTGATTACTCCGCGCCGAACGTGGCGAAAGAGATGCACGTAGGCCATCTGCGCTCCACCATTATTGGCGATGCCGCGGTGCGTACGCTGGAATTTCTCGGCCATAAAGTGATCCGCGCTAACCACGTGGGCGACTGGGGTACCCAGTTCGGCATGCTTATCGCGTATCTGGAAAAACAGCAGCAGGAAAACGCCGGCGAGATGGCGCTGGCCGACCTTGAAGGTTTCTATCGCGAAGCGAAAAAACACTACGACGAAGATGAAGCCTTCGCCGAGCGCGCGCGCGGTTACGTGGTTAAGCTGCAGGGCGGCGATGAATATTTCCGCGAAATGTGGCGTAAGCTGGTCGACATCACCATGTCGCAAAACCAGTTAACCTATAACCGCCTGAACGTCACCCTGACCCGCGACGACGTGATGGGTGAAAGCCTGTATAACCCGATGCTGCCGGGTATCGTTGCCGATCTGAAAGCCAAAGGGCTGGCGGTAGAGAGCGAAGGCGCTACCGTAGTGTTCCTTGATGAGTACAAAAACAAGGAAGGTGAACCGATGGGCGTCATCATCCAGAAAAAGGATGGCGGCTACCTTTACACCACCACCGATATCGCCTGCGCAAAATACCGCTATGAAAATCTGCATGCCGACCGCGTGCTTTACTACATTGACTCTCGTCAGCACCAGCACCTGATGCAGGCGTGGACTATCGTCCGTAAAGCCGGCTACGTACCGGATTCCGTACCGCTGGAACACCATATGTTCGGCATGATGCTCGGCAAAGACGGCAAACCGTTCAAAACCCGCGCCGGCGGTACCGTGAAGCTCGCCGACCTGCTGGACGAAGCGCTGGAGCGCGCGCGCCGTCTGGTCGCAGAGAAAAATCCGGATATGCCCGCTGACGAGCTTGAGAAACTGGCGAATGCGGTCGGGATTGGCGCGGTGAAATATGCCGACCTGTCGAAAAACCGCACCACTGACTACATCTTCGACTGGGATAACATGCTTGCCTTTGAGGGTAATACCGCGCCTTATATGCAGTATGCCTATACCCGCGTGCTATCCGTGTTCCGCAAAGCGGATATCGATGAAAGCGCGCTGGCGGCGGCGCCGGTGGTTATCGCCGAAGAGCGTGAAGCCCAGCTGGCGGCCCGTCTGCTGCAGTTTGAAGAAACCCTGACCGTCGTTGCGCGTGAAGGCACGCCGCATGTGATGTGCTCTTACCTGTACGATCTGGCTGGCCTGTTCTCCGGCTTCTACGAGCACTGCCCGATCCTCAGCGCCGAAAGCGAAGAAACGCGCA
- a CDS encoding DUF72 domain-containing protein produces MIYIGLPQWAHPKWGRLGITSLEEYARHFNCVEGNTTLYAVPKAEIVSRWYEQTHDDFRFCFKFPATISHQAALRNCDDLSHEFFTRLAPLASRIGQYWLQLPATFGPQDLSALWHFLDSLPQAFSYGVEVRHPEFFAKGEAEQQLNRGLHQRNVNRVILDSRPVHSAVARSQAMIDAQRKKPKVPVHALVTANHPMVRFIGSDDMAQNHELFNVWIRTLPKWTQTTTPYLFLHTPDIAHAPELVDTLWSDLRAVLPEIGDAPSIPQQTSLF; encoded by the coding sequence ATGATCTATATTGGTCTTCCCCAGTGGGCGCACCCGAAATGGGGACGTCTGGGTATCACCAGCCTTGAAGAGTATGCCCGCCACTTCAACTGCGTGGAGGGCAACACGACGCTGTACGCCGTACCGAAAGCTGAGATTGTCAGCCGCTGGTATGAACAGACCCACGATGATTTCCGCTTCTGCTTCAAGTTTCCGGCGACCATTTCGCACCAGGCGGCGCTGCGCAACTGCGATGACTTAAGCCATGAGTTTTTTACCCGCCTTGCGCCGCTGGCCTCGCGCATTGGTCAATACTGGCTGCAGCTGCCTGCCACCTTCGGCCCACAGGATCTCTCCGCCCTCTGGCACTTTCTCGATAGCCTGCCGCAGGCATTCAGCTACGGCGTAGAGGTCAGACACCCGGAATTTTTCGCCAAGGGCGAAGCGGAACAGCAGCTCAATCGTGGGTTACATCAGCGCAATGTCAATCGCGTGATACTCGACAGTCGGCCGGTTCACAGCGCCGTAGCCCGAAGCCAGGCGATGATCGACGCGCAAAGAAAGAAGCCAAAAGTCCCGGTTCATGCCCTGGTAACGGCCAACCACCCGATGGTGCGTTTTATCGGCAGCGATGATATGGCGCAAAATCATGAGCTTTTTAACGTGTGGATACGAACGCTGCCAAAATGGACGCAGACCACCACGCCATACTTATTCCTGCACACTCCGGATATTGCCCACGCTCCGGAACTGGTTGACACGCTGTGGAGCGATCTGCGCGCTGTCCTACCGGAAATAGGTGATGCGCCTTCAATTCCGCAGCAAACCTCTCTTTTCTGA
- the cmoB gene encoding tRNA 5-methoxyuridine(34)/uridine 5-oxyacetic acid(34) synthase CmoB — translation MIDFSNFYQLIAKSPLSHWLETLPAQVATWQREALHGKYREWERAVEFLPEFAPYRLDLLHSVTAESETPLGEGQRLRIENLLKNLMPWRKGPYSLYGVDIDTEWRSDWKWERVLPHLSELTGRTILDVGCGSGYHMWRMIGAGARLAVGIDPTQLFLCQFEAVRKLLGNDQRAHLLPLGIEQLPALNAFDTVFSMGVLYHRRSPLDHLWQLKDQLVPGGELVLETLVVEGDENTVLVPGDRYAQMRNVYFIPSAAALKQWLEKCGFVDVRIVDACVTSTEEQRRTEWMTTESLADFLDPHDSSKTLEGYPAPLRAVIIATKPETEQSLAAKKRADKQPG, via the coding sequence ATGATTGATTTCAGCAACTTTTATCAATTGATTGCCAAAAGCCCGCTGTCCCACTGGCTGGAGACGCTGCCCGCTCAGGTGGCGACCTGGCAACGTGAAGCGTTGCACGGTAAATATCGGGAATGGGAGCGCGCCGTCGAGTTTCTGCCTGAATTTGCGCCCTACCGTCTGGATCTGCTGCACAGCGTCACCGCCGAAAGCGAAACGCCGCTCGGCGAAGGCCAGCGGCTACGCATTGAGAATCTGCTTAAAAATCTGATGCCGTGGCGTAAAGGGCCTTATTCCCTCTACGGGGTGGATATCGATACCGAATGGCGTTCCGACTGGAAGTGGGAGCGCGTGCTGCCGCACCTTTCGGAGCTGACCGGGCGCACCATTCTTGATGTTGGCTGCGGCAGCGGTTACCACATGTGGCGCATGATTGGCGCAGGCGCTCGTCTGGCGGTCGGCATCGACCCGACACAGCTATTCCTTTGCCAGTTTGAAGCGGTGCGTAAGCTTTTGGGTAACGACCAGCGCGCGCATCTCCTGCCGCTGGGCATTGAGCAGCTTCCGGCGCTGAACGCCTTTGATACCGTCTTTTCAATGGGCGTTCTGTACCATCGCCGCTCTCCGCTCGATCATCTGTGGCAGCTGAAAGATCAGCTGGTTCCCGGCGGCGAGCTGGTGCTGGAGACGCTGGTAGTCGAAGGCGATGAAAACACCGTACTGGTGCCGGGCGATCGCTATGCGCAAATGCGCAACGTCTACTTTATTCCTTCCGCCGCCGCGCTGAAGCAGTGGCTGGAGAAATGCGGGTTTGTCGATGTGCGCATCGTTGATGCGTGCGTGACCTCAACCGAGGAACAGCGCCGCACAGAGTGGATGACCACCGAGTCGCTGGCCGATTTCCTCGATCCGCACGACAGCAGCAAAACTCTCGAAGGCTATCCTGCCCCGCTGCGCGCGGTAATTATTGCTACCAAACCGGAAACAGAACAGTCGCTGGCAGCCAAAAAACGGGCTGATAAACAGCCCGGTTAA
- a CDS encoding MAPEG family protein, producing MISALYAVLGALLLIKFSYDVVRLRTQYRVGYGDGGFSELQVAIRVHGNAVEYVPIGLILLLFMEMNGALTWMVHVCGILLIAGRLMHSYGFHHRLYRWRRSGMSATWCSLLLMVLANLWYMPWELVFSVR from the coding sequence ATGATCAGCGCGCTGTATGCGGTTTTAGGTGCGTTATTGCTTATTAAGTTTTCTTACGATGTCGTTCGCCTGAGGACGCAATATCGCGTTGGCTACGGAGACGGCGGTTTTAGCGAGCTGCAGGTCGCGATTCGCGTGCACGGTAATGCGGTCGAATATGTTCCCATTGGCTTGATTCTGCTGCTGTTTATGGAGATGAATGGCGCGCTTACCTGGATGGTGCACGTCTGCGGTATTTTACTGATCGCCGGCCGCCTGATGCACTCTTATGGTTTTCATCACCGTCTGTATCGCTGGCGTCGTTCTGGTATGAGCGCAACATGGTGTTCATTGTTGCTGATGGTGCTGGCTAACCTCTGGTATATGCCCTGGGAGTTGGTTTTCTCCGTACGTTAG
- a CDS encoding hydrolase — protein MLELNAKKTALVVIDLQEGILPFAGGPHPADKVVERAASLARKCRQQGFPVVMVRVGWSADFAEALKQPVDARAGAHTLPENWWAYPLALEKQDSDIEVTKRQWGAFYGTDLELQLRRRGIDTIILCGIATNIGVESTARNAWELGFNLILVEDACSAASAEQHLGSITHIFPRIARVRSTEEVLAAL, from the coding sequence ATGTTAGAACTCAACGCAAAAAAGACCGCGCTGGTGGTTATCGACCTGCAGGAGGGGATTTTACCCTTCGCCGGCGGCCCACACCCTGCCGATAAAGTGGTTGAGCGTGCCGCGAGCCTGGCAAGAAAGTGCCGCCAGCAAGGGTTCCCCGTGGTTATGGTTCGCGTCGGCTGGTCAGCAGATTTTGCCGAAGCGCTAAAACAGCCGGTTGACGCCCGGGCAGGCGCGCATACGCTACCGGAAAACTGGTGGGCTTACCCGCTCGCGCTGGAAAAGCAAGACAGCGATATCGAAGTCACCAAACGCCAGTGGGGAGCTTTTTATGGCACCGATCTTGAGCTGCAGCTGCGTCGTCGCGGTATCGACACGATTATCCTGTGCGGCATCGCCACCAATATCGGCGTCGAATCAACCGCGCGTAACGCCTGGGAGCTGGGGTTTAATCTGATTCTCGTCGAGGACGCCTGCAGCGCCGCGTCTGCCGAACAGCACCTTGGCAGCATCACGCATATTTTCCCGCGTATTGCCCGCGTGCGCAGTACCGAGGAGGTTCTTGCCGCGTTATGA